The stretch of DNA GCTTCGAGCACTCATAGTGGTTCTTGGGCATATTTTTGTGATAAGTCATCACCGGAGCGCTTACGTGGCATCATTTTGCCACGCTGGATGGCTCCAATGGCTAGCTTAGCTGGCACCATTCCAATTTATACCCACACTGGTCTCTTCCTCTATATTTAACCCTAAATTCCCAAATTTTCATAAAGTTTATCTCTTCTTCCTATTCATCGttctcttctcattcttctgGTTGTTGTTCTTGTTCATGTCGATGATGGATGGTGGTAGCACTGTAGGTGGAAGCTCTATTCGTTCCCCATCTAGTTGGAACCGGACGAGAACGCCAAGCAAGAGCAGAAGATCGGGGCTGCCAGAATGGTGCAATTGTGGTTGTCGACCGGTTCTCAGGTGGTCTGGGACAGATTCAAATCCAAAAAAGCCATTTTATGGTTGTCCCAATTATAATGTAAGTTAGAAAAATTACTTATGTTGTTATGATTGTCCTTACCTCACTGTTCTTCTCTTGTTGTCTAAAGTTTGAGCATGTTATATCGTTTTTTAGTTACAGACAAGTGAAAAGAGATGGTGTGGGCGTTTGTGTGGGCAGATACTGGTATGATGCACAGGTTGATAAATCAGAATCTTTTGGTGATGATCATCAAGTGAAAGTGAGCTTTGATTGGAGGCTTTGGAGGTTGGAGGAAGATGCCTGGATGCAAAAAGTGATTACCCAGTTGTTGGTGTTAGTTGTGTTTGTATTGATAGTGTTGATGGTTATCCTATATTATAAATGATGAATGAGTTGGTGGTAGATTTTCTGTACTCATTGGATGAGTAATAGATATAAAAAAGGTGTTTGTTGATGGAATGAAAACATTGTTAActataaatttattgtttttatatttgttcATGAAATGAACTAAAAACAGTAAATGATGAAGAAGGCAATAAAAGTGATTCAAAACCACAAAGCATAAGTGTATTAAGATAAATTTCATTGTTTAGCAAAAAACAGCCAGTGACAAAGATAAAGGGCAACCAAGTAACATGAAGCTGCTAAATGTAGTTGCCTTAAAAGGAAGACATCACAACAATACATAAAAGATCACAATTCACCATTTAGTCATTGTCTAGTGAAAAAGCCTAATAACACAAAACAGAAGGCCCTATACAAATTTATCTAAAGTCTTTAATTCTTCTTTCTTGGAGACTTAAATCCTGGAGTTGAGACGAACTTCATCAAATTGACAAGTTTTGTTGATGTTCCTGAAGATGCACCCTGCAAGGGATTCACTGTTGGAGAGGTTGCCAGTAGAGAAGATCTTCTTCTTGGTGACAACTTTGAATGCCTTTTCATACCAGGATGTAGTTGCCTTAAAAGGAAGACATCACAACAATACATAAAAGATCACAATTCACCATTTAGTCATTGTCTAGTGAAAAAGCCTAATAACACAAAACAGAAGGCCCTATACAAATTTATCTAAAGTCTTTAATTCTTCTTTCTTGGAGACTTAAATCCTGGAGTTGAGACGAACTTCATCAAATTGACAAGTTTTGTTGATGTTCCTGAAGATGCACCCTGCAAGGGATTCACTGTTGGAGAGGTTGCCAGTAGAGAAGATCTTCTTCTTGGTGACAACTTTGAATGCCTTTTCATACCAGGATCCTATATGAATAAAAATTGGTATTACACATAAATGAGCAGTCTACTTAAATTACAAAAGCCTAATGATATAAATATTAAGCTACCTATTGAGAATCTTCTGCCTTAGAAGCTATTGGCTAAGATATCTCTATCTCCACTGGTTGTACAACATGATTGCTTTTCCCATCACCTTGGTCACCATCATCTTGAGACTGCTCAACTTGCCGCTCAGATGTAGGATCTTCtccatcttttttcttcttctcagcCGGTTCGGTAGTAGCGATAACATCAGCCACCCTCTTCTTTTTGTAACCTCTCTTTGTATGTCATTTTTCACCACAGAAGCTGCAGGTAAAGGTCTCAAACTGCCCTTTTAGATGTATATTATCTCCACTGTTACTCAATAGTTTTGTATCAACTTTAGGCTCTTTAGTTCCTACTCCACTCTTCTCATCTGCATCCATCCTTCTCTTCATCTTGAGTTTTTCAGGTTTCTTCTTGATTTTAGGTGCATGTGGCCTGTTGCATTCCTCTGCTTGCTCCCATAATGGTTGACCATGAattggatgaatgtgatgattatatgTTTTCCTGTATGATTTCATCGTTATCCATATGTGACAGAAATTGTCTGGTTGCTTGTTAACATGAGAAAAGGCAGCACACACATGCACACACGAAATACCTGCATATGCCAAACAATCAAATCAACCATGCATCTTAGTCATATAGCGTTAATGTAATTACTTGGGATACAAACATAATTGTTATACATAATCAACTTACCCGTAAGTATCCAAAATTGGCAGGTACATAATCTTTTTCCTATGTCCACGACATGGTTAGTTGAGTGTCCATGCACCTCAAACTTTTCGTATTCGTTATCTCCGGTCCAAATGGGCTTCCAATTCTTAGACTTTTTTCTCACTTTCTCCAGTCTACTCTTATAACCGGTGTGAGCTTTCCAGTGTGATTGTTTAATTTTACCTTGTTCTTGGATATGGTCCGCATAAAGAACTTTCTTACCTCCTCTAGCAATGTTATAATGGGCTTAACTCTTGCATCCTTGATCTTAGCATTGAACACCTTACATGCATTGTTACATATGCTATCCAACTTCGGTTTATGACTGAATAAGCTTCTGGTCCAAGCATCCATTGGCCACTTATCTAAATATGCCCATGCATCCTCATTTGGTCTTTTTATCTTGTCCATTCCATCCCTAAACTCTTGATAAGTCGTTGACCTTGCATATTCTCACAAAAGACCCTTAGCTGTAAGTCCGtccaatttttattaaaattttttcataaattccAAACGCAAAAACGGTGATGCACATTGGGCATCACCTCTTGCACCGCCAATATTAGTCCCTGCCAGTTTCATAGAATAGTTTACACATCATCACATGTTTACATATCTAACCATTCATCTAATATGCACATATAGATCCCTAACTCTCAAGTCAATAACCATAAAAGTCCCTAACATTTACTTATTCTCCCCATAGAAGTCCCTAACATTCATCCAGTATACACATAAAAGTCCCTGACattcaatatataataaatcataacaATCCCTAACTAGTCACACTAACCATTCATATCGTCACACTAATAGCAATCTAAATGTAACAGCACAAGTACAATCACATATCAAATGGAACCTATAAGCATCAATATATCATAGAATCAAATTAGTACAAAATGTACCATGTTTCCATACCTTTTGCATATATGATATGAAGCACTAGCCATTATCTTTGTAGTAGCCCAAATCTTGATGTAGTAACTCAAGAAACTATTTTCAGGTCTTTGTATTCTCCACTCTAACAATAGCCCAAGCTATTACATAGATATGATGATTTGCATTTAACCCGACTGCTGACAAAATCTGTCCACCAAACTGTGTCTTCAAGAATACACCATCCAAGCCTATCAACGGACGGCAGCTAGCCTTGAACCTGTTTTTACAGCCACTTAAGCATACATACATCTTATCAAATGAAACTTTACCATCTAGTTATGGTGTGGTACATATTTGCACAGTGAAATCGGGATTGATTTTTAACAAGGTCATACCATAAATCGCAAACCATTCTATATTACTCTTTTTTATCATCATACACCACATTTCTAGCATCCATCAAGGCCCTTGAGACTGATTTCTTGTTTCGTGTCAAATCAAATCGTATCTTGAAATAAGTTGTAGCCTCGCAGTATCTAAAATTAGCATATTTTCTCATCTTTACAAGCTTGCTGCAGACCTAGTTTCTGTTGGCAATCCTATTTTTGTTCTCTCTTGGACATGTGTGATCATCGTTAAAGGTTTTAATTTACCAACACGTGTTCTCATGGTCTCTTGATGCATATGCCACTCATGGACACTGTTTAACCTTACAAACTGTCCTGCACCTTATGTTATCATTCCTAACTAGCTTTATACTCCTACCCTCTTGAATTGTATATTCCCTCACAACTTCTCTAAATTCCCATTTGGTTCCGAACTTATGCCAACCTCAAGATGCAGCTCCCCAAACCTTGCACCCTTTCTAAACATAGGACATGCCTCTTCAGAATCATATCCttcttccaattcatcttctgaatTTGGAGGAGTCTTCATCTCCTCCGAGTGTCAAGAATTGGTGCCATCTGAGTCAACAGCTGGGTCGAGTCCATCCTCTGCACCTTCAGCAAAACCACCGACAAGCAAAACCACTGACAAATCCAAGATCAACTTCATCATCGCTTACCTACTGAACTAAACCATCGTCTTCAAGCAATATCTTCTCCTTTCCTTTAGACAGTGGATTAACATTTCTAGATTGCATGTTTTCCTGTACCTTGTTTCTTCTAATCCTATTCTCAGTCTTGACATTATTTTCTGCAGCATTAGAATTAGAGAAACTTTCTTCATCAGGGCCTGGTCTAAACATGCTATCTTCTTCACTATCAGAGGAGTTAGAATACACTTCAAAGGAAACTTTATTGTTAAAGACTTTATTCTTGAATTCTCTAGCAGCAGACCTTGTATAGGGTCTCCTGGATATACTTAATTTGTTGGATAGTTTTTGCTTGTTGGACTTATTTGATTTAGTGCACTGGCTGGCCTTGGTGGGCTGGCTGATTCTGGTGGATTTGGTGGATTTAGTGTGCTAGATGGTTTTGATGGGCTTGGTAAGCTTAATGGGCTGGACAAATTTGGTGGGCTTTGTTGCCTTGAGGGGATTGGTTGTCTTAGGagggttagttgtcttgggagGATTAGTGTTGTgtgtagacatcttgggctagTTTGGAATCTTTGACACTGGTGGTAGCTGTGTGACTTTGGATGTGGTGTGAACTTTGATTTTTGAGTGTGATGGTTGTGTTTTCCTTGGAGATGTCTTGTTTTCGTTAGAGCTAAATTCGCAATGTATATTGGGTACATATTCACTATCTCTCTTATTTTCTTGTCATTCAACCCATTCTCCAAGCCTTTTTCAGGAATATGCCATGAACAATGCTTTATATCATTGTACCCAAGCTTCTTATAGTAGTTCCGTATGTAGAAGATATCTAGAGTATCGGCGTCTAGATCACCTAAACATGCTTTGTTGTTTGAAAAATATACCATTATCTCTTCTGCATTTTTTTTGAAGTCACCCCATGATGAAACATGATGTCCAACCTTTCTTCTATctgcaagaaattcaaaattttcacttAATACAAGCAGATTTTATTGACCTACTAATGCATGATAAAAAAAGCAAAATCAACACCATAAGAACACATATTTTTTCAATTCTATATATATCGTTTATCATATCCCTGTTTCATTAGGGTAAAATAGAGCAATACCACAAAATTCCAACCAACCTTTAAATCCTAGATACTACAATGACAACAAAACGAGAAAACCTCAACCACACTAACAACTTGCATATCATGAAGAAACAACACTATATTGAAAAtccaagataaaaaaaaaggttacCTTGAGTCTGATCACGATGTCAGAACCTCATGCTTCTGGTGGAGGAGAGGAACAACTAAAAGAGTCTTCAGTCGGATTAGTTCTTCTCTCAACTTTTCAACCCAGCAAACAAAACCCTACGGCAACGGCATTGATGAAGAGACGAAGATGAAGTGGGAgggtggaagaagaagagacgaGTGAAGTGTTTGTGTTGGAGACAAAACTATTTGTCATACTACATGTCATCTAAATAGCGTCGTTTTTACACACAAAAGCGCCAAACCAAAATGACGATGTTTTGGTGCCATCCAGCGTGACAAAACGACGTCACGTAAGCACTCCGTTAATAACTCATGACTAAAAAGATGTTCAAAGATCACTATAAATACTCAAAACTCTATCTAAAggactattataaaaaatttaaaatcttaaaaattacattaaatatTCACACAAATTTCAAAgactattataaaaatttactcCTATTTTCAGTGTCAATTACACACTTATTATACATGGTTACCGTTCTTCACTCGGTACAGCTAGTTTCTTATTTTACcattatatatttgcattttagATGCTAACATAATCCACCGGGCACCTATTGCACGATTAACACAATGATGTAGAAGCTTAACCAATAAGCTTGTCGTCTTTGAAGAGTAACTTTTTCgcaccgatttttttttaaccGAGGGAGTGGCGGCTAATTGGAGACGTATATGAACATCAATTACCACAAGTTGGATCCATAAAGAATCGACTTTGCTTGTAATTTTTTACGAGTAAACagttaaattattttctaaaataatttttaaaaaataatattttaaattaattatgttaatttttttattattttatttattagttgtGTTAAAATTTACCAATGTGATAATTAAATAACATCTCAATATATAgttaaaactaataatattaatagtcaaataaaatttaaatgtgtGTTAAGAATTTAGAATATCACTTAATATATcacattaataaattttaacactattaataaataaaataacaaaacaattaatcatgactaatttaaaatttttaaaaaataaatttaaataaaaattctttcattgactaattttaatttaaaaaataagtaatttttaaaaattaatttgatcatttattcaattttttattttccctttcGGCAAAGTTAACCCATGGGGAAAGGGGAATAAGTGCAATTAACAAGTGGGATGCTGATTTCGCAAAGATAATATGCTCTTATTCGTTATTTGGTCGTTCTCCTTAAATGTTAAAACACAATCGTTAGATTCCACAATCGGTTCCACCCTCTTTTTCTCCCtgtttttcatctttttctttcctcccaCTTTTTCTCTGTAAAAGCACCTTCTTCAAAAGGGActgattttcttttcttttcttttctttttattccgTAGGGTGAAAGAACAATGCATGGTGAGAGCATTACTAGTACCAACTAGAAGAAAAGACGGGAAAATGGAAGAGTTTAGAATTGTATTGCATACTAGTATGAGTAGAACGGGATACTCTTCAAATTCAGATTTAGACTACCTTTAATGCCGGTCGGTTTCCTGCGGGATTGATGCTTGCTACATCCATTCCATCAAGGGAAGAGGcgatagttaattaattaattagttacaCCTAAACAGAAAAGGGAAAGATAGAGGCAGAGCGCAGCGTGCACACAGTTCATGTGTGGAAGTGCACTAGCTAGCTAGCCAATTACTAAGACAAGAGTAacaagtaaaattatatttaaggtTGTTTTCACCTGAAAAAAGGAAAGCTGTTGCAGCTACTGCTGTCTTCATGCTCATCGGATTCGGTGGTGATTCCACTGGTGCCAGAGGTCGAAGAAGCAGGAGGGGGCACGCGGTTCAAATCAGCCCTGTTCTGTGCCAagaaatcgtagaaaaccacCTTAGAGTTGCTGCCCTCATGGCTGATGGTGAAGGCCTCTGATGCTGATGCCGAATGGGAATTGTGATCCAGTAGAACATTCTTAGCATTAGCCGGTGCTCTCCTCTTGAAGAATATGCGACAGAGAACCCAATTTTGCATGGGAAGCAGGTGGGAGTGGGAGACAAGGCGATACTCGTGCATGATCCAATCTGTTCTTGATCCATAAGGAGGCTTGCCTCTGTAAAAGACGAGAGTCTTCTTCATGCCAATAAGTTGGTGGCCTTTTGAAGTTGCGATGTGTTTGTCCAAGCCCGTGGCCTTCCAGTAGCCCGAGTTAGTGGCTCTGTTGGATCGGTTCCCGTTGGGGTATTTGGCCTCCCTCGTGCTGAAGAAGTACCTCTCTTGCTCCAAATCACCTGATGTATGTGTACGTGAGGAAAACAGGCttgagaaataaaatttaaagagtTGTCAACTAGTCATACCTGGTAAATCCCATGGATCGGACTTGCAAATATCAACCTCAGGAATGAAAGAGGCCGGCAACGGGCAGGAGAAGACCTTGCGCTTTAAGTATTGAGCCACCAGCTCTTCATCCGTCGGGTGAAACCGGAATCCTGGAGGCAATCTCAGCTCCCCATTCTTCACAAAACTACTCCCTCTCCCCTCCATCCTTTTCTGTTCTATGCTCCCCAaaatggtcagtggtaagactATGTATTTATGTTTGTCCGCTTGGGTGACAAACAGCGAAGAGACTGAAGGCACTCGTGCAGCCTCCAATTCCCTATGTTAGCCCATCAAAGTAGAGAGCcacaagcaaaagaagaaaagaggaagaataTAACAAAAGCACAAAAGGAGGGCAAGGAAAAGGAAGAGAGAAagacagaaaagaaaaattaaaacaaaaaaaccatcttcatattaaaaataattttaatctattattattattattattattattattattattattattagattggaaGGAAAGGATAAAGAAAGCAAAATGGCATGGAAACGGGTGAAGTGTGCCTTCTTTTATAGTAATGGGTCTGACAAGAAGCAAGCAAGCAAGGAAGGAGGGGGAAGAATAAGACGACACATTTGGCGTAAACCAGACTCAACCTCCCTTTTGGTTTGACATTATATTAACCATGgtttatattattcatttggCTTTTGCGAAAACTATTCACTTATTGGTTATTGCACAACGAAACAAGCCTGGTTAGTTAGTTCCAACCCAAGATGCCAGCACCAATCAGTTTCGATTTTATCCAAACAACACCGCTCGTTCTTTCTAAACAGTCAACACAGACAGAACccaaagaatatatatatataaaaaataaataaaagaggggTGGAATTTTATGTCAGTTTTCAATTCGCCTGTATTTATTTCATTGTTTCTTGTGGATTATGTTGGTTATTTCAGAGCTGAGNNNNNNNNNNNNNNNNNNNNNNNNNNNNNNNNNNNNNNNNNNNNNNNNNNNNNNNNNNNNNNNNNNNNNNNNNNNNNNNNNNNNNNNNNNNNNNNNNNNNNNNNNNNNNNNNNNNNNNNNNNNNNNNNNNNNNNNNNNNNNNNNNNNNNNNNNNNNNNNNNNNNNNNNNNNNNNNNNNNNNNNNNNNNNNNNNNNNNNNNNNNNNNNNNNNNNNNNNNNNNNNNNNNNNNtattaaaaaatagataattaaaTGGTGTTGTTAAATTGAAAGTGAGGCAATTGGTGAAGTCAGCTTATGTCATGGGTTCCAGCTGGAGCCTGGAAGTGACCTGACCACCAGCCCAAAAGGCAAAGGAATTTTATCAGTAGCAGCTTCTTTTCTAGTGAACATAGCAAAACTGAAGGGTGAATTTGTGCCTAAAAATGAGGTCTAATTGATTAAAAAAGAGTTGAggtctaatttattaaaaaagaattaaaaattaatatttaatttaaaaaatataaaaatatttattttaaaaaaataaaaatttattataaaaaattagttagacAAAATTTATGTaacaatttataaatattataaaattagttagataaaatttatacaacaatttataaatatcatagaattaatcaaaataaatatgtgATCGAACTATTGCAAccatttatttattagtttagtaatttaattaatttattgtagtttaattaaaataattaaattacaataaaataataaataaacatacaaaaatataaatactaataaaaaaattatattttattatatcaattagaatattaaattatattactcttgtattataataatagtattggactaaaattttttgcactttatcatttttaattcagattaaatttattaagaatt from Arachis duranensis cultivar V14167 chromosome 4, aradu.V14167.gnm2.J7QH, whole genome shotgun sequence encodes:
- the LOC107486843 gene encoding NAC domain-containing protein 83 isoform X5, with product MEGRGSSFVKNGELRLPPGFRFHPTDEELVAQYLKRKVFSCPLPASFIPEVDICKSDPWDLPGDLEQERYFFSTREAKYPNGNRSNRATNSGYWKATGLDKHIATSKGHQLIGMKKTLVFYRGKPPYGSRTDWIMHEYRLVSHSHLLPMQNWVLCRIFFKRRAPANAKNVLLDHNSHSASASEAFTISHEGSNSKVVFYDFLAQNRADLNRVPPPASSTSGTSGITTESDEHEDSSSCNSFPFFRYFVCACVCCLFSC
- the LOC107486843 gene encoding NAC domain-containing protein 83 isoform X3, with translation MEGRGSSFVKNGELRLPPGFRFHPTDEELVAQYLKRKVFSCPLPASFIPEVDICKSDPWDLPGDLEQERYFFSTREAKYPNGNRSNRATNSGYWKATGLDKHIATSKGHQLIGMKKTLVFYRGKPPYGSRTDWIMHEYRLVSHSHLLPMQNWVLCRIFFKRRAPANAKNVLLDHNSHSASASEAFTISHEGSNSKVVFYDFLAQNRADLNRVPPPASSTSGTSGITTESDEHEDSSSCNSFPFFRFKASCRPLIGLDGVFLKTQFGGQILSAVGLNANHHIYVIAWAIVRVENTKT
- the LOC107486843 gene encoding NAC domain-containing protein 83 isoform X1 codes for the protein MEGRGSSFVKNGELRLPPGFRFHPTDEELVAQYLKRKVFSCPLPASFIPEVDICKSDPWDLPGDLEQERYFFSTREAKYPNGNRSNRATNSGYWKATGLDKHIATSKGHQLIGMKKTLVFYRGKPPYGSRTDWIMHEYRLVSHSHLLPMQNWVLCRIFFKRRAPANAKNVLLDHNSHSASASEAFTISHEGSNSKVVFYDFLAQNRADLNRVPPPASSTSGTSGITTESDEHEDSSSCNSFPFFSKHQSRRKPTGIKGISCVHVCAAFSHVNKQPDNFCHIWITMKSYRKTYNHHIHPIHGQPLWEQAEECNRPHAPKIKKKPEKLKMKRRMDADEKSGVGTKEPKVDTKLLSNSGDNIHLKGQFETFTCSFCGEK
- the LOC107486843 gene encoding NAC domain-containing protein 83 isoform X7 gives rise to the protein MEGRGSSFVKNGELRLPPGFRFHPTDEELVAQYLKRKVFSCPLPASFIPEVDICKSDPWDLPGDLEQERYFFSTREAKYPNGNRSNRATNSGYWKATGLDKHIATSKGHQLIGMKKTLVFYRGKPPYGSRTDWIMHEYRLVSHSHLLPMQNWVLCRIFFKRRAPANAKNVLLDHNSHSASASEAFTISHEGSNSKVVFYDFLAQNRADLNRVPPPASSTSGTSGITTESDEHEDSSSCNSFPFFR
- the LOC107486843 gene encoding NAC domain-containing protein 83 isoform X4; the encoded protein is MEGRGSSFVKNGELRLPPGFRFHPTDEELVAQYLKRKVFSCPLPASFIPEVDICKSDPWDLPGDLEQERYFFSTREAKYPNGNRSNRATNSGYWKATGLDKHIATSKGHQLIGMKKTLVFYRGKPPYGSRTDWIMHEYRLVSHSHLLPMQNWVLCRIFFKRRAPANAKNVLLDHNSHSASASEAFTISHEGSNSKVVFYDFLAQNRADLNRVPPPASSTSGTSGITTESDEHEDSSSCNSFPFFSKHQSRRKPTGIKVGTSNALTMHCSFTLRNKKKRKEKKISPF
- the LOC107486843 gene encoding NAC domain-containing protein 83 isoform X2: MEGRGSSFVKNGELRLPPGFRFHPTDEELVAQYLKRKVFSCPLPASFIPEVDICKSDPWDLPGDLEQERYFFSTREAKYPNGNRSNRATNSGYWKATGLDKHIATSKGHQLIGMKKTLVFYRGKPPYGSRTDWIMHEYRLVSHSHLLPMQNWVLCRIFFKRRAPANAKNVLLDHNSHSASASEAFTISHEGSNSKVVFYDFLAQNRADLNRVPPPASSTSGTSGITTESDEHEDSSSCNSFPFFSKHQSRRKPTGIKGSWYEKAFKVVTKKKIFSTGNLSNSESLAGCIFRNINKTCQFDEVRLNSRI
- the LOC107486843 gene encoding NAC domain-containing protein 83 isoform X6, translating into MEGRGSSFVKNGELRLPPGFRFHPTDEELVAQYLKRKVFSCPLPASFIPEVDICKSDPWDLPGDLEQERYFFSTREAKYPNGNRSNRATNSGYWKATGLDKHIATSKGHQLIGMKKTLVFYRGKPPYGSRTDWIMHEYRLVSHSHLLPMQNWVLCRIFFKRRAPANAKNVLLDHNSHSASASEAFTISHEGSNSKVVFYDFLAQNRADLNRVPPPASSTSGTSGITTESDEHEDSSSCNSFPFFRILV